From Lolium perenne isolate Kyuss_39 chromosome 5, Kyuss_2.0, whole genome shotgun sequence, a single genomic window includes:
- the LOC127303790 gene encoding BTB/POZ and MATH domain-containing protein 3-like codes for MAEGKPCDCEIVPTSDSRVFRFRLRLSSPEAPLATTHVHASTVVAGCNCIAAYAHLRPSSKIQVVLSLTVRPPVLDGAAKISTHMVFLDKTGSPARSMRMTVFSAPGLDSPFYYMGRRTTILPLPGLTEGDSLLIANRDAVIANCVVDNYFVVMCFVDIDWTTASSEEELPDLGHDLAIMWDNQEHTDVSFNVDGECFYAHRLVLAARSPVFKAELYGPMAESKMASITIQDMEASTFRSMLHYMYHGSLPNNDGKTDSFTLDQHLLVAADRYGLVMLKKICEDKLCANGIKLGSVVSLLELAEDHSCSKLKARCFDFLAGGDNFKVVATSGEYLHLMQTYPNLLVEARDRFKIPHEKPTIMESGSHKKARLC; via the coding sequence ATGGCCGAAGGCAAGCCATGCGATTGCGAGATCGTTCCTACAAGCGACTCTCGCGTCTTCCGTTTCCGGCTAAGGCTCTCGTCGCCCGAGGCTCCGCTTGCTACCACGCATGTACACGCGAGCACTGTCGTTGCTGGATGCAATTGCATAGCAGCTTACGCGCATCTACGCCCGAGTTCAAAAATTCAGGTCGTTCTCAGTCTCACAGTCCGGCCTCCCGTTCTGGATGGCGCTGCCAAGATCTCTACGCATATGGTTTTTCTAGACAAGACCGGCTCACCTGCTCGTTCGATGAGGATGACCGTGTTTTCTGCCCCTGGGTTAGACTCACCCTTTTATTACATGGGGAGAAGGACAACCATACTCCCTCTCCCTGGGTTAACGGAAGGAGATAGCTTGCTGATAGCAAACAGAGACGCTGTTATTGCGAACTGTGTGGTGGACAACTACTTCGTGGTGATGTGCTTCGTGGACATTGACTGGACAACTGCATCGTCGGAGGAGGAGCTCCCGGATTTAGGTCATGATCTGGCCATTATGTGGGATAATCAAGAACACACTGATGTTTCCTTCAACGTCGACGGGGAGTGCTTTTATGCGCATCGCCTGGTGCTTGCGGCCCGATCGCCGGTTTTTAAAGCAGAGCTCTATGGCCCGATGGCTGAAAGCAAGATGGCATCTATAACCATtcaagatatggaggcatcaacctTCAGATCTATGCTCCATTACATGTACCATGGttcattgcctaataatgatGGCAAGACTGATTCTTTTACTCTGGACCAGCATCTGCTTGTAGCTGCTGATAGGTACGGGTTGGTGATGCTTAAAAAGATTTGTGAGGACAAACTATGTGCCAATGGTATCAAGCTAGGCAGTGTAGTTTCATTGTTGGAGCTGGCGGAGGACCATTCCTGCTCCAAACTCAAAGCTAGGTGCTTCGATTTCCTCGCGGGTGGCGATAATTTCAAGGTGGTTGCGACATCTGGTGAGTACCTCCATTTGATGCAAACCTATCCGAATCTCCTGGTCGAAGCACGTGATAGGTTCAAGATACCACATGAAAAGCCAACCATCATGGAATCTGGTTCTCACAAGAAAGCCAGATTGTGTTAG